A stretch of Sphingomicrobium flavum DNA encodes these proteins:
- a CDS encoding DUF4349 domain-containing protein: MNRKLLWAIPLTAFAIASCGQAPRYDESEDLQTYDASEEAMADAVAPPAPMSMPAERSDAPGVNVTAAPGVAFDYRYAFRLPANQISPVQEAHAAKCEELGIDKCRIIGMRYQVRGEDKISAMLALRLDPVAARSFGKDATDAVINAEGMLVDQIITGTDVGSRIDQATRSESRLRADLRRLEQQLGAMDEDDRTRGELVARIDDINRQIRSLETGRDQNREALAGTPMVFNYGSGEVIPGFYKDSPIRDALSESWWGFQQVIAFLIILAGFLIPIIGLVWLIMAGNRRFGWWKQKDDFSTVRPTPTEE, encoded by the coding sequence ATGAACAGGAAACTGCTATGGGCGATCCCTCTGACCGCCTTTGCTATCGCAAGTTGTGGCCAGGCACCGCGCTATGACGAAAGCGAAGATCTGCAAACCTACGACGCCTCGGAAGAGGCGATGGCCGACGCGGTCGCACCACCCGCGCCCATGTCGATGCCTGCCGAGCGTTCGGACGCGCCCGGTGTGAATGTGACCGCCGCCCCCGGGGTCGCCTTCGATTATCGCTATGCCTTCCGCCTGCCCGCCAACCAGATCAGTCCGGTGCAGGAAGCCCATGCCGCCAAGTGCGAGGAACTGGGCATCGACAAATGCCGGATCATCGGCATGCGCTACCAGGTGCGCGGCGAAGACAAGATCAGCGCGATGCTTGCGCTCCGGCTCGATCCCGTCGCGGCGCGCAGCTTCGGCAAGGATGCGACCGATGCGGTCATCAATGCCGAGGGAATGCTGGTCGACCAGATCATCACCGGCACCGATGTCGGCAGCCGGATCGACCAGGCGACGCGAAGCGAAAGCCGCTTGCGCGCCGATCTGCGCAGGCTCGAGCAGCAGCTCGGCGCGATGGACGAGGACGATCGCACCCGCGGCGAGCTGGTCGCGCGCATCGACGATATCAATCGCCAGATCCGCAGCCTGGAGACGGGGCGCGACCAGAACCGCGAGGCCCTGGCCGGCACGCCGATGGTGTTCAACTATGGGTCGGGCGAAGTCATCCCCGGTTTTTACAAGGATAGCCCGATCCGCGACGCCCTGTCCGAAAGCTGGTGGGGCTTCCAGCAGGTGATCGCCTTCCTGATCATCCTGGCCGGCTTCCTGATCCCGATCATCGGCTTGGTCTGGCTCATCATGGCGGGCAATCGCCGCTTTGGCTGGTGGAAGCAAAAGGACGATTTTTCGACCGTCAGGCCGACACCTACTGAAGAATAG
- a CDS encoding DUF2939 domain-containing protein has translation MKKIVAVISLLLVLVGAWWFASPWWSLKGMKEAGDARDAAAFSEHIDFPALRADVKAETLAELKRQYGGDGQIEMAAAEAMIGPAIDAALSEDGVKRMFDMAATADNMPFPTFQGDELPEIERRGFGEFVVNQENGEPGLVFHRVGLGWKLAGIEVPEAPAPTQ, from the coding sequence ATGAAAAAGATCGTCGCCGTTATCTCTCTGCTGCTCGTCCTGGTGGGGGCCTGGTGGTTCGCTTCGCCCTGGTGGTCGTTGAAGGGGATGAAGGAAGCGGGCGATGCACGCGATGCGGCGGCGTTCAGCGAGCATATCGATTTTCCCGCGCTGCGCGCCGATGTGAAGGCCGAGACGCTGGCGGAGCTCAAGCGCCAATATGGCGGCGACGGGCAGATCGAGATGGCGGCGGCGGAAGCGATGATCGGGCCAGCGATCGATGCGGCGCTGAGCGAGGATGGGGTCAAGCGCATGTTCGACATGGCGGCCACCGCGGACAATATGCCTTTCCCCACCTTCCAGGGTGACGAGCTGCCCGAGATCGAGCGGCGGGGCTTTGGCGAATTCGTGGTGAACCAGGAGAATGGTGAGCCGGGACTGGTCTTCCACCGGGTGGGGCTGGGCTGGAAACTGGCGGGGATCGAGGTGCCTGAGGCGCCCGCGCCAACGCAGTAG
- a CDS encoding cold-shock protein, with amino-acid sequence MTEGTVKFFNTQKGFGFITPDNGGGDAFVHITAVEASGLGSLNEGQRVSYELEDDRKGKQSACNLKAL; translated from the coding sequence ATGACCGAAGGTACCGTTAAATTTTTCAACACCCAAAAGGGTTTTGGTTTCATCACGCCTGACAATGGCGGCGGTGACGCATTTGTCCACATCACGGCCGTCGAGGCCTCGGGCCTTGGCTCGCTGAATGAAGGCCAGCGCGTCTCCTATGAACTGGAAGACGATCGCAAGGGCAAGCAGAGCGCTTGCAACCTGAAGGCGCTTTAA
- a CDS encoding DUF4276 family protein, whose protein sequence is MRFVSIVEGYGDESAVPCLIAKAAAHVGHDAFPLRPIRAGEWKKLTNAGELERYLELALSREPDKIFVVLDLDDGCCVNESATASARIDAWRNGREIDVSLVFIEREYESLFLASLDVLSAGQLPPHPDPCMPRDAKFPLKAALGQRYKETQDQVLLTQRLDIELLYQRHRPFRKLMKDITGIDYDTLGQLL, encoded by the coding sequence ATGCGTTTTGTTTCGATCGTTGAAGGCTATGGTGATGAATCGGCTGTACCATGCTTGATTGCAAAAGCAGCAGCTCACGTTGGACATGATGCATTTCCATTACGGCCAATTCGGGCAGGAGAATGGAAAAAGCTAACAAACGCTGGCGAACTCGAACGCTATTTGGAACTGGCGCTAAGCCGCGAGCCCGATAAGATATTTGTAGTGTTAGATCTCGACGACGGATGCTGCGTCAATGAATCAGCTACCGCTTCGGCGCGGATTGACGCTTGGAGGAATGGGCGAGAAATCGATGTCTCACTAGTATTTATTGAACGAGAATATGAAAGTCTTTTTTTAGCTTCGTTGGATGTATTATCGGCTGGTCAATTGCCGCCACACCCTGATCCTTGCATGCCCCGAGACGCAAAATTTCCGCTTAAGGCCGCGCTTGGCCAAAGATACAAAGAAACACAGGATCAAGTACTTCTCACTCAACGTCTGGACATCGAGCTTTTGTACCAACGGCACCGCCCCTTCCGAAAACTTATGAAGGATATCACCGGAATCGACTACGATACTCTAGGGCAACTCCTGTAG
- a CDS encoding AAA family ATPase: MLTSAEIANYKSVASASLKFSSENIIVGPNGVGKSNLLDSIHFVRDAVDQGLDEAFTVRHGVNSVRRYSKTKPFNISIKLSFSTPEGEGWYRFAISSSAGEFQILEEEAHWSGKDPFDENRERMSTARFVRNQNGDIGIDISPYPFGKVPAFKVHESELALGQFSNFAIVQYYFDSLISEITRAGAYSIYPNRIRDPQPIVGAELLLDDGRNLASIIKQMRSTAARKNKEALTRAMQQVLPILEEIRIESAGGYFVPVFRVKDVEDKPAHNLNMSQLSDGTIRMLGMLAAFYQPNRPRRITLEEPEQMIHPGLLPVLMEASRDYLDSDPGRVQTFFTTHSPILLDEFEPESIISAHYCEGVSTFAKISPRQLKIVKDGLFTAGELLTSEGIFA, encoded by the coding sequence ATGTTAACTTCCGCTGAGATTGCAAATTACAAGAGTGTCGCTTCGGCATCTCTAAAATTCTCAAGCGAGAATATCATAGTGGGGCCAAATGGCGTAGGTAAGAGCAACCTGCTCGACTCAATCCATTTCGTCCGCGACGCCGTCGACCAGGGTCTGGACGAAGCGTTTACGGTTCGACACGGCGTCAATAGCGTTCGGCGCTACAGCAAAACCAAACCCTTCAACATTTCCATCAAGCTCTCTTTCAGCACGCCGGAAGGAGAGGGCTGGTATCGCTTCGCGATTTCTTCGAGCGCCGGCGAATTCCAAATTCTAGAAGAGGAAGCTCATTGGAGCGGAAAAGACCCCTTCGACGAAAATCGCGAGAGAATGAGCACCGCAAGATTTGTGCGAAATCAAAACGGAGATATCGGGATCGATATCTCGCCTTACCCCTTCGGCAAGGTTCCAGCTTTCAAAGTGCATGAGTCCGAACTTGCACTGGGCCAATTTAGCAATTTTGCAATTGTGCAATACTATTTTGACTCGTTGATAAGCGAAATTACGCGAGCAGGCGCTTACTCCATTTATCCTAATCGAATTCGAGATCCACAGCCAATTGTCGGTGCAGAGTTATTGTTGGACGATGGGCGTAACTTAGCCTCAATTATTAAACAAATGCGATCGACGGCTGCTAGAAAAAACAAAGAAGCGCTAACAAGAGCAATGCAGCAAGTACTCCCGATACTCGAGGAAATTAGAATAGAATCAGCGGGTGGCTACTTCGTGCCAGTATTCCGAGTGAAGGACGTGGAAGATAAACCGGCACATAACCTGAATATGTCGCAACTTTCGGACGGGACCATCCGCATGCTCGGTATGCTGGCAGCTTTTTACCAGCCCAATCGCCCTCGACGGATCACGCTCGAAGAACCAGAACAAATGATCCATCCAGGACTGCTACCAGTGCTTATGGAAGCCTCACGAGATTATCTCGATAGCGACCCTGGCCGAGTGCAAACCTTTTTCACTACCCACAGTCCGATACTTTTGGACGAGTTCGAACCGGAGTCGATTATTTCTGCCCACTATTGCGAAGGCGTGAGCACATTTGCGAAAATTTCTCCCCGACAGCTAAAAATTGTCAAAGACGGTCTTTTCACAGCAGGTGAACTGCTCACGTCTGAGGGTATTTTCGCATAA